TCCTTGGGCTAATGCAATTTCCAAAACATTTGGGTCGCGTACTATTCGAACTCCGTGTCCGATACGAACTGCACCGAGAATTTCAATTGCCTCGCGAATGCTTTCTGGACCCGAGTCTTCACCTGCATGCACTGTAACACCCAGGCCCGCCTCCCGAATTAATTGAAACTCTTTTGCAAAACGCGATGGTGGACATTCAGCCTCCAAACCCGATAAATCGAAACCTACCACTCCCCTATCGGCATATCTTACTGCAAGCTTGGCTACCTCCATTGGTGTTGGCCAGATTAGAGAGTTTCCTGGCGGGCGATTCACACTTACTATCAAGCCAACCGTTATGGGAAACCGTCGAGTAGCCACTTGGACACCCTCAATAATACCGTCCATGACCTCAGACATGGAGAGGGTGTGCGTGATAGCCATACATTCAGGGCTGAATCTAAGCTCAACATAGGTTATATTATCCAGCGAGGCATCCTCGATAACCTCAAATGTTATACGTGCAATTGCCTCTTTATTAACAAAGCAGTGTCTTATAACTTTAACAAATGGATTGAGAAATTCCCTGAGGTTTTTTGCTGGCTTAGAAAACTGGATAAGAGATCGTATTTCATCGGGGTCATAAGTTGGAAGGGGTAGCCTATGTTTTCTGCCAAGTTCGGCTATTGTTGTGGGTCGTATTGAACCCTCCAAATGCCGATGTAGCTCGACTTTTGGTTTAGCGGCAATTTGAGATATCATCAAGTCGGCGGACATGATGATATTATAGCATTTTTAAGGCACTCACGCCGATAAAAATCGGTTATGACATCAACAAGTTTCTCGGGGTATTGCGATCCGGTATCTTCAGCAATGCGTTGTCCATAACGATGGAAAAGATCAATGAGCCGTCCAAGGGTGTCAACCATCTCCTTTTTTTCGGCATCCGAGACAGTAGACGCAAGCTCAGAAACGAGATTATCTTCTAAATCTCTGCGCACGATACCCCATACTACAAAAGACATATCAGTCATTTCATCCGGCCTGGTCCAAAGCCAGAACAGCTGAGCCAAGGTGCCACGAATAGCACTTATCATTCCGGCTGCGTACCAATAATCTTCACGTTTTAAGAACCTAACCGCAGAATAAACACATATCCAGAAGTAAACCATTTTCCACCAGACGTGCTCAGAAAGAGGCGCGCCAAGGTTTTCCTCCTCTTTTGGCTCGTATGAGAAGTGCACAAGACGCTTGCGGTCAAATAAAACCTTCACTGGCGATTTTACGCAAATGTGGGGCATTCTTGAGGCACGGTAGACCTTTACATCTAGAAAATTGCAGTCCTCATAAAACGCGGTAAAGCCGGCTCCGTTGATGTCCTTCGGGCTTTCCCAAGCCACAACGCATTCCCCAATGGAAGTTGCAATCCGTTTGGCGCTTTGGAACGCGTGGTAGAACTTGTCGTCATCAACAGCAACAGCCACATCAATGTCAGAAAATTTATCTGCACTGCCTGCTCCAAAGGAGCCGTGAAGCCAGCACGCAAGGATAAGGTTTTCCTCTGCAAATGCCGCTGCTAGTCGATTTATAAAACCAGCCTGGGGCTCTGGACCTTCTATTATTGGCAAATTCAACGTCATACTAACTAACCAATGGGATGCGTCTTTCTCGCACCCCACACAATTTTATTATTGTTCGCAAGCCAGGCAAAAATTACCTTTAAAAGCATGGACGCAAAAATTTTTGAATAACAAAAAACGACACAGGGGTAAGAAATTGACAGGTTTTAAAGAGGAAACTCCAATGAATAGAAAAAACACCTTGCTCATTATTACAGCGCTTGTTTTGCTAATAAACAATTACCTACTGCCTCAAGCTAAAATTGTGGTTAAAGAGCGCGTGACCATCACCGTTGACAAGGCAGTGGTTCGAACCGACGTTCCACCAATAAGTATAAACGGCCGAACTCTCGTCCCTGTCCGTAGCGTATTTGAAGCATTCAACGCTGAAATAGGCTGGTTTCCACGTGAACGCAGAGTATTTATCCGCAAGGATAAGCAGGTTATCTGGCTGCACATCGGAGATGCCCATGCCAAGGTAGACGGACAAATC
The sequence above is a segment of the Armatimonadota bacterium genome. Coding sequences within it:
- the add gene encoding adenosine deaminase, which encodes MISQIAAKPKVELHRHLEGSIRPTTIAELGRKHRLPLPTYDPDEIRSLIQFSKPAKNLREFLNPFVKVIRHCFVNKEAIARITFEVIEDASLDNITYVELRFSPECMAITHTLSMSEVMDGIIEGVQVATRRFPITVGLIVSVNRPPGNSLIWPTPMEVAKLAVRYADRGVVGFDLSGLEAECPPSRFAKEFQLIREAGLGVTVHAGEDSGPESIREAIEILGAVRIGHGVRIVRDPNVLEIALAQGVCFELCPTSNVLTRAVDSLDNHPIRMLYDLGMQVTVNTDDPTVCGVTLTNEYLLLTEKFGMDLNDIDRLIENARKASFGGLR
- a CDS encoding aminoglycoside 6-adenylyltransferase; translated protein: MTLNLPIIEGPEPQAGFINRLAAAFAEENLILACWLHGSFGAGSADKFSDIDVAVAVDDDKFYHAFQSAKRIATSIGECVVAWESPKDINGAGFTAFYEDCNFLDVKVYRASRMPHICVKSPVKVLFDRKRLVHFSYEPKEEENLGAPLSEHVWWKMVYFWICVYSAVRFLKREDYWYAAGMISAIRGTLAQLFWLWTRPDEMTDMSFVVWGIVRRDLEDNLVSELASTVSDAEKKEMVDTLGRLIDLFHRYGQRIAEDTGSQYPEKLVDVITDFYRRECLKNAIISSCPPT
- a CDS encoding copper amine oxidase N-terminal domain-containing protein, with amino-acid sequence MNRKNTLLIITALVLLINNYLLPQAKIVVKERVTITVDKAVVRTDVPPISINGRTLVPVRSVFEAFNAEIGWFPRERRVFIRKDKQVIWLHIGDAHAKVDGQILTLDVPVVIYRGRAMVPLRFLAETLGAVVTWDSKTQTITIVTPERTSSPTDKQSN